One segment of Alistipes finegoldii DSM 17242 DNA contains the following:
- a CDS encoding sensor histidine kinase has product MKLVYRILLHMSWALSLLLAAWAVLFYFTMIDEINDEVDDSLENYAEVLVKRNLAGRELPAAFSGSNNGYFLHDVSAEYAAARPHMVYSDEEIFIPEKDEEEPARVLRMIFRDREGSYKELTVMTPTIEKDDLQEAILWWIVYLYLFLLLTILLINILVLHRTLRPLYALLRWLDGYRVGGKNAPLANDTKIAEFRRLNEAAIRNAERAEVLFDRQKQFIGNASHEMQTPLAVCRNRLEMLVGDGSALSEEQLGEIMKVQRTLDYLVRLNRSLLLLSKIENGQFPETEQVDFNALVRRTAEDMSEIYAGRGMRLSLREEGRLAARMNSSLGASLVTNLLKNAYVHGDAGGEVTVTVSGDRLSVCNSGAGGALDADHIFERFYQGAKKEGSTGLGLSIVDAVCRLYGLRTEYAYINRCHCFTVHFPK; this is encoded by the coding sequence ATGAAACTCGTTTACCGTATCCTGCTCCATATGTCTTGGGCGCTCTCGCTGCTGCTGGCGGCGTGGGCGGTGCTTTTCTATTTCACGATGATCGACGAGATCAACGACGAAGTCGACGATTCGCTCGAAAACTATGCCGAGGTGCTTGTGAAACGCAATCTTGCGGGCCGTGAGCTTCCTGCGGCGTTTTCGGGCAGCAACAACGGCTATTTCCTGCACGACGTCTCGGCTGAATACGCCGCCGCACGGCCCCATATGGTTTACAGCGACGAGGAGATTTTCATTCCGGAGAAGGACGAGGAGGAGCCGGCGCGCGTGCTGCGGATGATCTTCCGCGACCGGGAGGGAAGCTATAAGGAGCTTACCGTGATGACGCCGACCATCGAGAAGGACGATTTGCAGGAGGCGATTCTCTGGTGGATCGTCTATCTGTATCTTTTCCTGCTGCTGACCATTCTGCTGATCAACATACTGGTGCTCCACCGCACCCTGCGGCCCCTGTATGCCCTGCTGAGGTGGCTCGACGGCTACAGGGTAGGCGGAAAGAACGCTCCGCTGGCCAACGATACGAAGATCGCCGAATTCCGGCGGCTGAACGAGGCGGCGATCCGCAATGCCGAGCGGGCCGAAGTGCTGTTCGACCGCCAGAAGCAGTTCATCGGCAATGCGTCGCACGAAATGCAGACGCCGCTGGCGGTTTGCCGCAACCGGCTGGAGATGCTCGTAGGCGACGGCTCGGCGTTGAGCGAGGAGCAGTTGGGCGAGATTATGAAGGTGCAGCGGACGCTCGATTATCTGGTGCGGCTCAACCGTTCGCTGTTGTTGCTGTCGAAGATCGAGAACGGCCAGTTCCCCGAAACGGAGCAGGTCGATTTCAATGCGCTGGTCAGGCGTACGGCCGAAGATATGTCTGAGATTTACGCCGGGCGGGGCATGCGCCTCTCCCTGCGCGAAGAGGGCCGGCTTGCGGCCCGCATGAATTCGTCGCTGGGGGCCAGTTTGGTCACGAACCTGCTGAAAAACGCCTATGTCCACGGAGATGCGGGCGGCGAAGTGACGGTGACCGTTTCCGGGGATCGTCTGAGCGTCTGCAACAGCGGTGCGGGCGGTGCGCTCGATGCGGACCATATCTTCGAACGCTTTTATCAGGGGGCCAAAAAGGAGGGTTCGACGGGGCTGGGCCTTTCGATCGTCGATGCCGTGTGCCGTCTTTACGGTTTGCGGACCGAATATGCGTATATAAATAGGTGCCACTGTTTCACGGTGCATTTTCCGAAATAA
- a CDS encoding PepSY-like domain-containing protein, producing MKKLMMILAGAALLATSAPAFAGNDRPIAVGELPAVSQEFIKTHFAGVEVSFSKVDEELFDKDYKVVFVNGAKVEFAKNGEWKDVECKYGEVPAAIVPQQIRDYVTKNYPKNKIVAIDRDRRDYEVELDNGLDLKFDLKFRLIDIDN from the coding sequence ATGAAAAAGCTCATGATGATTCTCGCAGGCGCAGCCCTGCTCGCAACTTCCGCTCCCGCCTTCGCAGGCAACGACCGTCCGATCGCCGTCGGCGAACTTCCGGCCGTGTCGCAGGAGTTTATCAAAACCCACTTCGCAGGCGTCGAAGTCTCCTTCTCGAAGGTGGACGAGGAGCTTTTCGACAAGGATTACAAGGTCGTATTCGTAAACGGCGCCAAAGTCGAATTCGCCAAGAACGGCGAGTGGAAGGACGTCGAATGCAAATACGGCGAGGTGCCGGCGGCAATCGTTCCGCAGCAGATCCGCGATTATGTGACCAAGAATTACCCCAAAAACAAGATCGTCGCCATCGACCGCGACCGCCGCGATTACGAGGTGGAGCTGGACAACGGACTCGACCTGAAGTTCGACCTCAAGTTCCGTCTGATCGATATCGACAATTAG
- a CDS encoding PepSY-like domain-containing protein, with protein sequence MKKFAVLMLALASLGAMTGCDDDDDSVKVPAAVQDTFGRMFPGAGHVEWAGKQGYLVAEFREGGTDMQAWFDAAGKWYMTEEDVPYALLPQAVRTAFESGEYAAWHVDDADKLTREGLETVYVLEVEQRDAEYELVYSEDGVLLRAVPDADGDRDHGDMLPQELPQAVKDFIGRKYPGARIVDAEREKGGLEVEIIDGRTPREVYFGAGDAWLRTKTEVRRSEVPAAVMQAFQTSQYAGWEIDDIDHYDSPERQWYLFELEDPQSDREAELRIQADGTIF encoded by the coding sequence ATGAAAAAGTTCGCAGTGTTGATGCTGGCCCTCGCGTCGCTGGGTGCGATGACGGGCTGCGATGACGACGACGATTCGGTGAAGGTTCCGGCCGCAGTGCAGGATACGTTCGGACGGATGTTCCCCGGTGCGGGACATGTCGAATGGGCGGGGAAGCAGGGCTATCTGGTCGCCGAATTCCGTGAAGGCGGAACCGACATGCAGGCGTGGTTCGACGCCGCGGGCAAATGGTACATGACCGAAGAGGACGTACCTTACGCCCTGCTGCCGCAGGCGGTGCGCACCGCTTTCGAAAGCGGCGAGTACGCCGCATGGCATGTGGACGACGCGGATAAGCTGACGCGCGAAGGATTGGAGACGGTCTATGTGCTCGAAGTCGAGCAGCGCGACGCTGAGTATGAGCTTGTCTATTCGGAAGACGGCGTGTTGCTGCGCGCCGTGCCCGATGCGGACGGTGACCGCGACCACGGGGATATGCTTCCGCAGGAGCTTCCGCAGGCTGTGAAGGATTTTATCGGACGGAAATATCCGGGCGCCCGCATCGTCGATGCGGAGCGTGAAAAAGGCGGACTCGAAGTCGAAATTATCGACGGCCGTACGCCGCGCGAGGTTTATTTCGGCGCCGGCGACGCTTGGCTCCGGACCAAAACCGAAGTGCGCAGGAGCGAGGTCCCCGCAGCGGTGATGCAGGCGTTTCAGACATCGCAGTACGCGGGCTGGGAGATCGACGACATAGACCATTACGACAGCCCTGAACGCCAGTGGTATCTCTTCGAACTGGAGGACCCGCAGTCGGACCGCGAAGCGGAACTGCGCATTCAGGCCGACGGCACGATTTTCTGA
- a CDS encoding YqaA family protein, protein METLTQFLIDWGYWGLFFSALIAGSVVPFSSEAVMLVLVHMGLDPVLCVVSAASGNTLGGMSCYWIGTLGKSEWITRLGVKEKQLDKARRFLAGRGAMMAFFSFLPTIGEAIAIVLGLMRSNVWLTGGSMLAGKTLRYIVVLATFQGAASLL, encoded by the coding sequence ATGGAGACACTCACGCAATTTCTGATCGACTGGGGCTACTGGGGCCTTTTCTTCTCGGCGCTGATCGCCGGAAGCGTCGTGCCGTTCAGCTCCGAGGCCGTGATGCTCGTACTGGTGCACATGGGGCTGGACCCCGTGCTGTGCGTCGTCTCCGCGGCATCGGGCAATACACTGGGCGGCATGAGCTGTTACTGGATCGGCACGCTCGGCAAGAGCGAATGGATCACGCGGCTGGGCGTAAAGGAGAAACAGCTGGACAAGGCCCGCCGGTTTCTCGCAGGGCGCGGGGCGATGATGGCCTTCTTCTCGTTCCTGCCCACCATCGGCGAAGCCATCGCCATCGTCCTCGGCCTGATGCGCAGCAACGTCTGGCTCACGGGCGGCTCGATGCTCGCCGGCAAGACACTGCGTTATATCGTCGTGCTGGCGACTTTCCAAGGCGCCGCATCGCTTCTCTAA
- a CDS encoding ferritin has translation MLSKKLHDALNEQINAELWSAYLYLSMSMDAEAKGLKGVANWFFVQFQEEQDHARILMNYINSRDAKVELKPIAEVRTEWTSPLDMFKDTLEHEKVVTSMINNLASIAAEDKDFASANMLVWFVDEQVEEEESARDMITACEAVEGNKFGLYTLDKELAARVYQQASPLAANNA, from the coding sequence ATGTTAAGCAAGAAATTACATGACGCTCTGAACGAGCAGATCAATGCCGAGCTTTGGTCGGCCTATCTCTATCTTTCGATGTCGATGGACGCCGAGGCCAAGGGGCTGAAGGGTGTCGCCAACTGGTTCTTCGTACAGTTTCAGGAGGAGCAGGACCACGCCCGCATCCTGATGAACTACATCAATTCGCGCGACGCCAAAGTCGAGCTGAAGCCGATCGCCGAAGTGCGCACCGAGTGGACTTCGCCGCTGGACATGTTCAAGGATACGCTGGAGCATGAGAAGGTGGTGACTTCGATGATCAACAACCTTGCGTCGATCGCCGCCGAAGACAAGGATTTCGCTTCGGCCAACATGCTCGTATGGTTCGTGGACGAGCAGGTCGAGGAGGAGGAGTCGGCCCGCGACATGATCACCGCATGCGAGGCCGTCGAAGGCAACAAGTTCGGGCTTTATACGCTCGACAAGGAGCTGGCCGCGCGCGTATACCAGCAGGCTTCGCCGCTGGCCGCGAACAACGCCTGA
- a CDS encoding beta-ketoacyl-ACP synthase III, whose amino-acid sequence MGKITAAITGVGEYLPDYILTNEELSTMVDTSDEWIMSHIGVKTRHILKGEGVGSSYMGARAVINLLDKAGVDPMEIDLVICATVTPDMFFPSTGNLIADQAGCKNAFAYDVSAACSGFLFALTTGAKFIESGSCKKVVVVGADKMSSIVDYTDRSTCPIFGDGAAAVLLEPNEEGYGVLDEILRSDGSGELQLYMKAGGSRYPASVETVQNNWHTIMWDGHAVFKAAVSKMADVSVEIMERNGLTSADVRYLVPHQANLRIIDATARRMGLEHEKCMINIDRNGNTTAATIPSCLYDYEKELRKGDNLILSAFGGGYTWGAIYVKWAYDGSKACQIDSSEK is encoded by the coding sequence ATGGGTAAAATAACAGCAGCGATAACGGGTGTAGGTGAGTATCTGCCGGATTACATCCTTACGAATGAAGAGTTGAGCACCATGGTCGATACGTCCGACGAATGGATCATGTCGCATATCGGCGTCAAGACGCGCCATATCCTCAAGGGTGAGGGCGTAGGTTCCTCCTACATGGGCGCCCGCGCGGTCATCAACCTTCTAGACAAAGCGGGGGTGGACCCGATGGAGATCGATCTGGTGATTTGCGCTACGGTGACTCCCGATATGTTTTTCCCCTCGACGGGCAACCTGATCGCCGATCAGGCGGGATGCAAGAACGCCTTTGCATACGACGTTTCGGCGGCGTGCAGCGGCTTCCTTTTCGCCCTTACGACGGGTGCGAAATTCATCGAGTCGGGTTCGTGCAAGAAGGTCGTGGTCGTCGGCGCCGACAAGATGTCGTCGATCGTGGACTACACCGACCGTTCCACCTGTCCGATCTTCGGCGACGGCGCCGCCGCCGTACTGCTGGAACCCAATGAAGAGGGATACGGCGTTCTGGACGAGATTCTCCGTTCGGACGGTTCGGGCGAGCTGCAGCTCTACATGAAGGCGGGCGGTTCGCGCTATCCGGCTTCGGTCGAGACCGTGCAGAACAATTGGCATACGATCATGTGGGACGGACACGCCGTGTTCAAGGCCGCCGTTTCGAAGATGGCCGACGTGTCGGTCGAGATCATGGAGCGCAACGGACTTACCTCTGCGGATGTGCGTTATCTGGTGCCCCATCAGGCCAACCTGCGCATCATCGACGCCACGGCGCGCCGCATGGGACTCGAACATGAGAAGTGCATGATCAACATCGACCGCAACGGCAACACGACCGCCGCGACGATTCCTTCGTGTCTTTACGATTACGAGAAAGAGCTGCGCAAGGGCGACAACCTGATTCTGTCGGCTTTCGGCGGCGGTTATACGTGGGGCGCGATCTATGTGAAGTGGGCTTACGACGGTTCGAAAGCCTGCCAGATCGATTCTTCGGAGAAATAG
- a CDS encoding DUF5131 family protein, producing the protein MSVGWNPWHGCRKISEGCRHCYVYRQDERHDKDSSEVRKTSAFNLPVRRSRDGRFKVPAGEMVYTCFTSDFLVEEADAWRAEAWEMIRTRSDLRFFFITKRIDRLMQVLPPDWGDGYENLIVGCTVENQAAADRRLPLLLEAPLRHKLIVCAPLLGPLDIAQYLTSEIEEVSAGGESGNDARPCDFDWVLSIRRQCLDADIPFCYHQTGARLVKDGRLYRIRRRFQHAQARKAGIDYKVKR; encoded by the coding sequence ATGTCGGTCGGATGGAACCCGTGGCACGGATGCCGCAAGATCAGCGAAGGCTGCCGCCACTGCTACGTATACCGGCAGGACGAACGGCACGACAAGGACAGCAGCGAGGTGCGTAAAACCTCGGCGTTCAACCTGCCCGTGCGCCGGAGCCGCGACGGACGGTTCAAGGTTCCTGCCGGAGAGATGGTCTACACCTGCTTCACGTCGGATTTTCTGGTCGAAGAGGCCGACGCATGGCGCGCCGAGGCGTGGGAGATGATCCGCACGCGCAGCGACCTGCGCTTCTTCTTCATCACCAAACGCATAGACCGCCTGATGCAGGTCCTGCCGCCCGACTGGGGCGACGGCTACGAGAATCTGATCGTGGGCTGCACAGTCGAGAATCAGGCGGCGGCCGACCGCCGGCTTCCGCTGTTGCTGGAAGCGCCCCTGCGCCACAAGCTGATCGTCTGCGCACCGCTGCTCGGACCGCTCGACATCGCGCAATACCTCACCTCCGAGATCGAGGAGGTCTCCGCGGGCGGCGAATCGGGCAACGATGCCCGTCCGTGCGACTTCGACTGGGTGCTTTCGATCCGCCGGCAGTGTCTCGATGCGGACATTCCCTTCTGCTACCACCAGACGGGCGCACGGCTCGTCAAAGACGGCCGGCTGTACCGCATCCGCCGCCGGTTCCAGCACGCGCAGGCCCGCAAGGCGGGAATAGACTACAAGGTAAAACGATAG
- a CDS encoding GH92 family glycosyl hydrolase: MLKTGLCIVLFALAAGCAPKQKPLTDYVNPLLGTATLWDSVDLGFKPTKRTWGAEVFPGSSLPNAMVQVSPVTKFHSGAGYQYEDSVIYGFTHTNKGHWNLCHIPLLPVTGTPLPGDYCSPYSHARESAAPGYYRVFLDRYGVDAELTSTLRCAFHKYTYPAGAQAALLADLQRSNEHVRAWDIRKEGDNAFAGWQQTGEKMYFYAVADRPVTGIEPVAEGDREIRIVRFGDGDGPVELRIGFSFVSEENARKNLEAEMLGRSFAAVRSEATAVWNDLLGRIRVEGGTEREKGLFYSCLYRSFLWPALRSDVNGEFTDADGEVVNTGFRYYTGPSYWDDYRNKLILLGLLAPDVAADVISSDTDRGEKQGGFMPTFFHGDHASAFVAGVYLRGIRGFDVRRAYELVLRNATVQGPSRPWLDEYVARGYIPEMDVENPVTQTVCKAAVTKTLEYAYDDYAVALLADALGDRANRDMLMKRTSNYKNLFDPSTGLMRGRLDDGSWITPFDDQYPYYEYMYREANAWQQAFFAPHDTEGLIGLYPSREAFGAQLDKLFSIPWKGYEVDNLSGFIGQYCHGNQPDHSFPYLYYFIGRQERSQELLDHILDRFYGMGPEGLALSGMDDAGEMSSWYVFNAIGLYTYSPADPEYIVTVPLFDKVAVSLGDGSRWSIRREGTGRRITGITCGGNPVGGWFVSHDALGKGELVIATSDK; the protein is encoded by the coding sequence ATGTTGAAAACCGGACTTTGTATCGTATTGTTCGCCTTGGCCGCCGGGTGCGCGCCGAAGCAGAAACCCCTTACCGACTATGTGAATCCCCTGCTGGGAACCGCGACGCTCTGGGACAGCGTCGATCTGGGCTTCAAGCCCACCAAACGTACGTGGGGCGCCGAAGTCTTCCCCGGCTCGTCGCTTCCCAACGCCATGGTGCAGGTCAGCCCCGTCACCAAATTCCACAGCGGGGCGGGCTACCAGTATGAGGATAGCGTGATTTACGGCTTTACCCACACCAACAAGGGGCATTGGAACCTCTGCCATATTCCGCTGCTGCCCGTCACGGGCACGCCGCTTCCCGGAGACTATTGTTCGCCCTACAGCCATGCGCGCGAATCGGCCGCTCCGGGTTACTACCGGGTTTTTCTCGACCGCTACGGCGTCGATGCCGAGCTGACCTCGACGCTGCGCTGCGCGTTCCATAAATACACCTATCCCGCCGGGGCGCAGGCGGCTCTGCTGGCCGACCTGCAGCGTTCGAACGAACATGTTCGCGCATGGGATATCCGTAAGGAGGGCGACAACGCCTTCGCCGGATGGCAGCAGACGGGCGAGAAGATGTATTTCTATGCCGTGGCCGACCGTCCCGTGACCGGGATCGAGCCGGTTGCGGAGGGAGACCGTGAAATCCGCATCGTCCGCTTCGGCGACGGCGACGGTCCGGTCGAACTGCGGATCGGGTTCTCGTTCGTGAGCGAGGAGAACGCCCGGAAGAATCTCGAAGCCGAGATGCTCGGCAGGAGTTTCGCCGCCGTGCGCTCCGAAGCGACCGCTGTATGGAACGATCTGCTGGGGCGGATCCGTGTCGAAGGAGGTACGGAGCGCGAAAAAGGATTGTTCTATTCATGCCTTTACCGCTCGTTCCTCTGGCCCGCGCTGCGCAGCGATGTGAACGGCGAGTTTACCGATGCGGACGGCGAGGTCGTCAATACCGGGTTCCGTTATTACACCGGGCCTTCGTATTGGGACGATTACCGCAACAAGCTGATTCTGCTCGGCCTGCTGGCTCCCGATGTCGCGGCCGACGTCATCAGCTCGGACACCGACCGGGGTGAAAAACAGGGCGGATTCATGCCGACCTTCTTCCACGGCGACCACGCTTCGGCGTTCGTGGCCGGAGTGTACCTGCGCGGCATCCGCGGTTTCGACGTGCGGCGCGCCTACGAGCTGGTCCTGCGCAACGCCACCGTGCAGGGGCCGAGCCGCCCGTGGCTCGACGAGTATGTCGCCCGCGGCTATATCCCCGAAATGGATGTCGAGAATCCCGTGACGCAGACCGTATGCAAAGCCGCGGTTACGAAAACGCTCGAATACGCCTACGACGACTATGCCGTGGCGCTGCTGGCCGATGCGCTGGGAGACCGGGCGAACCGCGACATGCTGATGAAGCGCACGTCCAATTACAAAAACCTCTTCGATCCCTCGACGGGCCTGATGCGCGGACGGCTCGACGACGGCTCGTGGATCACGCCCTTCGACGACCAGTATCCCTATTACGAATATATGTACCGCGAAGCCAACGCCTGGCAGCAGGCGTTCTTCGCGCCGCACGACACCGAGGGGCTGATCGGTCTCTATCCCAGTCGCGAGGCGTTCGGAGCGCAGTTGGACAAGCTCTTCTCGATTCCGTGGAAAGGCTACGAGGTGGACAACCTTTCGGGTTTTATCGGGCAGTACTGCCACGGCAATCAGCCCGACCACAGTTTCCCCTACCTGTATTACTTCATCGGCCGTCAGGAGCGTTCGCAGGAGCTGCTCGACCACATTCTGGACCGATTCTACGGCATGGGACCCGAAGGACTGGCGTTGTCGGGCATGGACGACGCCGGCGAGATGTCGTCGTGGTATGTCTTCAACGCAATCGGGCTTTACACCTATTCCCCGGCCGATCCCGAATATATCGTCACCGTGCCGTTGTTCGACAAGGTCGCAGTGTCGCTGGGTGACGGTTCCCGCTGGTCGATCCGCCGCGAGGGAACGGGCCGCCGCATTACGGGCATCACGTGCGGCGGAAATCCGGTCGGGGGTTGGTTCGTGTCCCACGATGCGCTGGGCAAAGGCGAGCTGGTGATTGCGACCTCGGATAAATAG
- a CDS encoding response regulator transcription factor has translation MKILIVEDEPSLREIMVQTLRREQYVVEQAADYASALDKIAGYDYDCILLDIMLPDGSGLQLLEELKRQRRQAGIIIISARDSLDDKIEGLELGADDYLPKPFHLAELSARIRSVVRRHQRGGQESLDAGNVRLFPDSRRVEIAGREVELLRKEYDILYYFMSRPNHMIDKTTLAEAVWGDHIDQADNFDFVYAQMKNLRRRLHDAQADIEIRAVYGFGYKLVTP, from the coding sequence ATGAAAATTCTGATTGTCGAAGACGAACCCTCCCTGCGGGAGATCATGGTGCAGACCCTGCGCCGGGAACAGTATGTGGTCGAGCAGGCCGCCGATTATGCGTCGGCGCTCGACAAGATCGCCGGATACGATTACGACTGCATCCTGCTGGACATCATGCTGCCCGACGGGAGCGGCCTGCAACTGCTCGAAGAGCTGAAGCGGCAGCGCAGGCAGGCGGGAATCATCATCATTTCGGCCCGCGACTCGCTCGACGACAAGATCGAGGGCCTCGAACTGGGGGCCGACGACTACCTGCCCAAACCCTTCCACCTCGCGGAACTGAGCGCCCGTATCCGGAGCGTCGTGCGCCGCCACCAGCGCGGCGGTCAGGAGAGTCTCGATGCCGGAAACGTGCGGCTGTTTCCCGACAGCCGCCGGGTGGAAATCGCGGGCCGGGAGGTCGAACTGCTGCGCAAGGAGTACGATATACTCTATTATTTCATGAGCCGCCCGAACCATATGATCGACAAGACGACGCTGGCCGAAGCCGTGTGGGGCGACCACATCGACCAAGCCGACAATTTCGATTTCGTCTACGCCCAGATGAAAAACCTGCGCCGCCGGCTGCACGACGCGCAAGCGGACATCGAAATCCGCGCCGTTTACGGCTTCGGCTATAAACTCGTTACGCCATGA
- a CDS encoding GNAT family N-acetyltransferase, with amino-acid sequence MEFEIVKTDTPDRSLLLLADESEESVADYAGRGTTYAACRSGQILGQYVLLHTRPFTAEVVNIAVAPEYQRRGIATALLQHAVRTARDAGFRLLEIGTGDIGAGQIALYERCGFVRCGIDEDYFRKHYPAPIFENGVECRHMVRLRMELR; translated from the coding sequence ATGGAATTCGAAATCGTAAAAACCGACACTCCGGACCGCAGCCTGCTGTTGCTGGCCGACGAATCGGAAGAGTCCGTGGCCGACTACGCCGGCCGCGGCACGACCTATGCCGCATGCCGGAGCGGGCAAATCCTCGGCCAGTACGTATTGCTGCATACGCGGCCCTTCACGGCCGAAGTGGTCAACATCGCCGTCGCGCCCGAATACCAGCGCCGCGGCATCGCCACGGCGTTATTGCAGCATGCCGTACGAACGGCCCGCGATGCGGGGTTCCGACTGCTCGAAATCGGCACGGGAGACATCGGCGCGGGACAGATCGCCCTGTACGAACGGTGCGGTTTCGTCCGCTGCGGCATCGACGAAGACTACTTCCGGAAGCACTACCCCGCTCCGATTTTCGAAAACGGCGTAGAGTGCCGCCACATGGTGCGCCTGCGCATGGAGCTGAGATAA